In Vigna angularis cultivar LongXiaoDou No.4 chromosome 8, ASM1680809v1, whole genome shotgun sequence, the DNA window CCTAATGAAAATTATGTAATAAGTTAATTCTTAAATACAACAACTCGCTTTAAAGTATAAGGTAAATAATGCAAATCATGGATAAGAAGATCAattcttaatattatatatgcataACAAATCATGAATGTCTTGAAATATCAATCATTGATGAGCGATTTTTTCATTAACGATTGAGTTTTGTTAGTTTATTGGTAATGTTGGCACTTTACTCACCAACTCATGTATAAAGAATCATGAAACCTGAATTGTTTCAAGAATTCAATCCTGGTACACAGGTGAAGTCTGCAAACTTAACGGACTTGAATTGATTTATTAGACTAAAAGAAAAGGTGTAGGCTTTATAGGCTTAtagcattttttttctaatttagtgTATGTGTGAATTTAAAGACCATTACACGATCTGAGATTAAGTAGATGTTGGAATATTATGACGTACATCAATGTTATTGGTATGATAATGACATTTGGGACATTCACGATATGTTTCACAGTTCTTCATTTGATCAGCAGCTGACATAGTAGTATTTTTCACTTTCCCTGCAGATCCTCCAATGTCATTAAGCTCGCTCCTGCAAAAGAAAGTCACCACTTCAAAATCGCACATTGTTTACAAGAAGAACTtcatgctatatatatatatatatatatatatatatatatgtgtgtgtgtgtgtgtgtgtgtgtgtgtgtactATAGTTATGAGAAAATAAACTGAAGTTATCAGCAGTTCACAAGAACGAATCAACCGAATAAGCTTTTGAAACCACTATTTACAAGATGACTCGAGTGAAAATTCCAGTCTCTTACAATGATATTGAGAATGTTTCGTAACATCAACAGTGTCAATGATAGAAGACAAACAGAGACAGGGacaaatgaagaaaaacatGCAGAAAGAACCAAGGAAATTTTGGGAACACATCATTTCAGGTATACGCTGAAAATAGAACAAACTTTCTCTTCCACcacttttcttcattttcttttctttcaaatcatgtttttcttattCCTTCGACCGAACAAACCAAAAAATAGAAGGTAAGTGATAGCAGCAATCCATTCCCCAGCCTATGAAATTCTATAGATAAATAAGCATTCCCTCAACTTTCTCACAAAAAATATGTCGTctatataatcttttttaacCCAATGTACGTTTCTGATGAAGGTAGCACTATATCAGTTTCAGAAAAGAGTAACATCTCCGAATGTATCATTTCCTAAGTATCTAGAGACCAAACCTACTCATCTCAACCATCGTACAGGTGCATGTACCATAATGTAAATATCCTACTACTTCACATGTTCGCATCTATATGACTAATGATTGCATTCGAACCACCCAAAAAGCAAAAAATCAGCATTTGGCACTCCAGAAGTGTTTCTTTCCCACAGTGCAGTGCTAACAGTAGAAAGAAGCTGCAAGTGTTTCCAACTTAAGCAGCAGACACTAAACTCCAAATGAGAATGTTACACCGTAcctgctaacaatctccccatAAAtggaactaaaaaaaataaatcaaacatgTCAATATGTAATGCACCAACACCATCACCATGAAGTCATCAACCCAGAAAGCCAAACCTCAACTCAACCAACCATGTGATGTAACACCCAACAAAATACGCCACCTTACTCGACcgattattttactaaaataagcACCTACAAGAACCGAGCCAGGGGATGTTTCTCTGACACAAGTTTCCGAAACAAGACCACCCAGAAATCGAAAGAACGTTTTTTCCTTATCAACTCACCAAAGGGACTCCAACCCACAATCCAGATCATTCATAAGAAGAAGACACAACCGAAATGTTAACTGGGGTGTGAAGAAAAAACCAAAGCTGAAAACTTTGCTCGTAAAATATGAAACTTGCATCGCAATCTTCTAATGCTAAACATTAAGCTCACCTAGCCATGGTAGAGAAGAGGACGATGAAGATAAAAACGCGTTTAATGGGGGTCAGTTGCGACTATATAAGGTGTAGAAGTAGTTTACTTGAACGAGTGGACAACGTAGTAAGTGTAATTGCTAGAGAAAAACATcctttgaattatatatatatatatatatatatatatatatatatatttaaaacaaaatttaattaaaaagtactCATAAAATTCCATTAATGCATTAATATACAGAGCCTGCTTAATCATTacataatttgaattaaattaattaatatttttatattggattGTGTACTTCGGAAGCTCGAAGCTGGAAGAAAGTGGGACCCAGTGTTGACTGAGGGGTCCAAACCTTGGCTTCGGAATTTACGGTCTTTTCGCTCTGAAATGCGAGCGAAACAGAGCATTATAATAAATTACCTTACTACCCTCAATGACTGTCTTGTTTTCCAAGTCAATGtaatttaagattattttgtATACTGTAATGTGATTTATGGTTAgttgttattatttaataatattaatgatgcCACGCTGTGATGTAATTAAATGACGTTGGAGATGTTATAGATCAGTTCTGAATAATGAATGGAAAAGAGTAGGATCCATGTCATGCAGTGCAACCTCAAATTGAAGAGtttatagttttgttataaaaaaatttatgaagttAATTATTGTAAATGTGCCTTTTTCACATAAAGTAAGTGTGATTAAGtattataatagaaaattacGTTATCAGTATTATTAGgattacatatataaatttaatccCATATCAAGTAAGATGAATACCATATAAGGtagaaatgaatttgaaaagcAGTATATAAAACCCACATATTTATTGTCTTGacattttgagttaaaattgaTGTTTTGACTTCTTTAAATGAAATACTAAtgtgttttcaatattttatatgaaatatttataattatttattagggatggataaaattaattaaattgcgagttcatattatattatatcaagAATACTAAAATGTTTAGATTAAGAAttgaattgtattattttatagttaagtTTTGAACTTTTAGTTGTTAACTATTCATTAACTTtcgttttatattttttatttatttgagagTCTCTAAAATTGTAGTTTGGTTTGATTGTTGCCGACTTGACCAAACTTTGGTCAAGATTGACTTGGTCGAATTCGGTCTCAATCTTTAATCCAACTAGGATCGTTGAACCATTTCCTAACATGACTTATGTCAACCTTTGATTTGACTAAGCTCATCTCAAACTTTTTTTATGTCGTCCTGTCTCAATCTTCAGTCATGTTTGACCTGTCTCGACTTTAggttttgtaacatcccaaaatatagcataatactatatcatagattaatcacatataataataagatagaTCAGTTCAACCAGAGTTAGTAAAGTATTTAAcattacagttatccaaaataatcataaaacttaaaaactttACAAAGTAACATAAGTTTGATACAAAATATAGgaataaaccgaacggtgattCAAGGTTtgcaaggaagtcttcaagaggtaaggggaatTAGATTTTTCGtttgattattgaattttacTGTCTTTGAAGCAAATCTGGAAATTTGGGGatgaaaatttgggatttctgggtttctggaaatctACTGCGTtttgcagaattctgcagaacgcgcgttcgttccaaatggctcgaccatGGTCGGCCAAAtagtatgagcgttcgtccttaaatattgagttgagcgttcgtccttaaaatattgagttgagcgttcgtccttaaaatattgaagtaagcgttcgtccttaaatattgagttgagcgttcgtccttaaatattgagttgagcgttcgtccttaaatattgagttgagcgttcgtccttaaatattGAAGTGAGCGTTTGTCCTTAAATATtgagttgagcgttcgtccttaaaatattgagttgagcgttcgtccttaaaatattgagttgagcgttcgtccttaaatattGAGTTGCGCGTTCGTCCTTACATAttgaagtgagcgttcgtccttaaatattgagttgagcgttcgtcctgtcgagtgtagcgttcggtcttaatatGGATTCTTAAAACGGTCGGTTTTGATGTCCTAGTGAAaataacgttcggtcttagtaaATTAGTGATtatacgttcgtccaaacagtatacgttcgtccaaacagtatacGTTCGTCCACACAGTATACGTTCGTCCACACAGTGTTTATTCGGCCTCCTCGTATTTGATCTGtatagcgttcgtcccagtgagcatCCCTAGGTATAGGCGAGCGTTCGTATTAGTAGCAATCGGTTTTGGAACGTTCGTTCAATAAGTATTGAGAGTTAGATCTTTATAACGTTCGACCTTATTATATTCGGGaaacagcgttcgtccaatagtgtccGGTGAATAGTACTTGTTTTAATAGTATTCTACAAATATGTTGGATTCTAAGTTCAATTTGCTGTTGTTTTGGGATGAATTGATTGTGCACgatgtttggaatatatatactCTGATGTGAATGTATGAGGTATGTTGAATTTACtgtgataatatggtggtatctatttatttatgacTTGGGATAAGGTTTAAAGTAAGAGTATAATTCATGaatgtaattccatgatcctcaaggaggggatacatggtggtgttttggggttgtatagaatgattacatggtagctcagttttgggggtgatcctgaaactccaatggtctttcttctcatgtagagaggattgaaccatgtggtgaggagtagcaggaggtcctagtcttgggtgcttccatatgatccaaggtgagtaataacggattaacctcgtgattgtggccgggcgggagtgcccaaagttccaccgggcggtagtgcccaaagtttcaccaggcggtagtgccagagcggtagtgctcaagttccataaagtcaccacgagtgcaagacccgccatagctcggtaatcattctagtccggacgagtcggggtataaagtaacaagtcttgtaatgtcaatttaccatgtttggatgacttttgcatgttgtatgagtgggtgaaattgtggtttaatgaatatgctctaattgttcttttatacgaatctaagtatgataacatgaGATAACTGTGCTATATGTATaatatgctttttatatctagctcacccttgcattgttttgtgtcgtgtgctgtttgggtatgtttctttggcgatgatcatccacttggatgggagcagatgttgtcgcagagattcccttggagcaagagctggaggttgctgatattgcggagtagtcttcttagagtttcctgattgaacacttgtagtgtttaatcctttcaactgtttaagtttaaattttttactccttttatttggatgactgtaatttcgaacttaaattacacgtcaaaattctgactgttctctatatttggatgttaacgtccttattatataatattgattattatataatcgggatgttacaatgAATGCCAGCTTagcatatccatattcatactttaccattccacAACCATCcatgagacattcctccttggaattctcttccacaataTTTGAAAGTATAAATCTTCAATTCTTAACATACACAatcattcatcaataaaattttcacataataaagataaaacctGTGAACATTGGAGACCGAACACCTTAACCGAGAGAACCGAACGGTTCATAATAGACAAAATATAAGAcactgaccgaacgctattattGACCGACCACCATAGAAACCAACTATTAGACACTTAGCCCAATCCAAAGAGTTTAAACTACACACTCATAACTTACACTGAAAAACTCTTAAAAACTTATACCGAATATTATACTAGACAAAGTACTTAGAGATTTTTGGATACTCTATCCAGACCGAACACtagtttaatattataacaCTTACGattagaccgaacggtcataaataaataatactgcTAATAGACTGAACCCAGTTAATGACTGAGTACATAACACAGTCGAACGGTCAACAAAACAAATCTTTGAATAACAAttcttaaacaaaaataagatatttttcttaatctCTAACCTTCCAAACGTgatttctaagttattttaaacctATTATACACTGCTCACCACTCACATTTTCACACAATCTCTTCTCTCACCCAAATtgaccgaacgttctacaaTAGGAACTCCAATTTAGTTCACAAGTATTGGCCAAACACAGAATttgaatacaattcaatcaaacataccatcattcatacatgcaaacgTTCGCACATCAACttcaaacatagaaaaatataattaaatcactaGCTTCTCGTACCTTGAATAAACTAGGAATTTCCTAAACCTCCACCACTTTGAATAACCAGCAATCACTTTTAAAGCAACCCATCACTTCACACAACAGCTAGATTGATGGAAAAGAAACTCTTGCCACCAAAGAAGAATTCAAACACGGCCTAGATGATAATCAGCACAAGAAGAGAGTGAGGATTTTtaagagagaagaaggaggattgtagagagaaggagggaAAACTCAGAAATCTGAAGAAAAGAGGTGCATGCAAAAAGTGGCCCAAcgtttgaaaattttgcttaTATACTACCGTAAAAAATCGATCAATCCAATCAGCTGTatacacctgtcttccactttctgaattttctAAACCCTCACACCAACACCTGGCTTCCACTTAATGATTCTGACAGGTTTAGTCTAACTCATCTCGACATTTAGCCCGACCTAACACATCTTAACCTTTAGCCTAATCGGTCTTAAATTTGGATAAAGTTAATCTATCTCGACCTTCAATCCGATCCGACTCGTTTCGACCTTTAACTTCTGACATATCTCAAaattgtgtttaaacatcaaatCGATTTAGTTTGTCTAAACTAATTTTCAATTCGTTTTAgatacaaatacaaataaactaaattttgatttgatgCAGTTTTTAATAATACACTTTATTTTATCCAACCCAATCATTGactattttaacatttaagttaaaaatggTATCTTAACTTCTCTATATGAAATCCGTGTGATTCATGGGTGTTAAAGCTTTCTTTCCagaattttatatgaaatacttattattcattaattttaaatctttcttttcaatatttcaTATGAAATACTTATGATACATTGATGTTAAATCTTTCTATGTTTTCCTGATAAAACTACAACAAATATACTTCCATTACTCCAAAAATATTAGATAACTTTCTTTTGATAAGGTGGGAATGAAAAAACAGTTGTGCTTGATATGATACTGACACTATATTCATTGCAAAATACATGCATCAATTTTGGATAACAGAAAGAAGCGTTAGAACTTGGCAACTATAAGTGGTTCCATGAATGCAACAGATGAAAGACAATGCAGAAAAATTTCCCTCTCCTCACTTCTGGCTATATCCATGTCACATACATGAACAAGATAGAGATAAGGGCCTTTGGATGAGCCTTACTTTACAATGACATTTCATTACATCTCAGCAACCTTTACCCCACAAGTTTCTGGAAATCAGTCAGAAGAAAGTTAACATGATTGTTCAAGAGAGCTTTGCCAACAACTCTTGTTGAGAGCAAAGGTGCTTTCTTTTGCTACTGAACTCATCAGTATCTGATAATACCAGTTGACATTTTCTTATTAAGATTCTAGCTTACAATTTCTGAATGtggttttattttagttttcctAACTATGATCTGTGGGACAGCCCCAAAAACGAACTGATGTATTTTGAGGACTCAGTAACACTGGTTGAAGCAGAAGAAAAACCCTTTAGGCCTGTCTTCAGCTTTGTCTGTTGAGGTTTCTCCAGAGTCATCTCTTCCAAGCATTAATGCACTTGTACCAGGAGATTCTGGTGGCAACACCACATTATCAGATGAAGTCATCCGCAGATGAAGAACAGGCTCTGGTGATGAAATGGTGGAGAGATATCGAAGGAGCATCTGTATGATCTCACTGAAATTTGGTCTATCACTTGGATCTTCCTTCCAACATGAAGTTACAATCAGAGCTAAATCCTCAGGAAGGTCTTCAGCACTTGGCCTTGTATTCTGAAATAGTTGAATGAATAATTAAGTCATGTAGTCACACTCATTAATTCATAATCATACCAGTATACGAGATAAATGTATTATATTAGCCTAATGACACAACTAAAAAAGTGCAGTTTCACATATCTGAAATGCCAAGAAACAAAAATGATGAAATGGTCCTTTTTATATGGCTGATCGCTGGAGAAATGCATATTTGCACATTGATTacatttgaatgaaaattttcaCACTTTCAGGGATCATAAAATGTGCAAGTGTGATAATGACCTTAATCAGAAGTATTATTACCAAGTAACTATTAAATCTACCTTAAAAGCAGCTGCATATGCAGCCTGTAGATTAGACATGCCTTCAAAGGGCAGCTTATTATGGATGAGTTCCCACAACACAATTGCAAAGCTGTAGGCATCCACCTTGTGGTTGTAATGCTTCTTCTCACCTTGTCTTAGAGTAACAGTGCTGTAAAGCTGCCAGCAAACAGAAAGTAATGATAAATTACCTCACAAAAAACTGGAAGATGTATAGATGTTCATAGTTTAAAGTAGTTCAGACGCACTTCAGGAGCCATCCAACGATATGTTCCTGTTTCAGCAGTCATCATCTCTGTTAAGGATTCTTCTCTGGCTAGACCAAAATCAGCAAGTTTAACTGTCTTATGATCAGCTGTCAAGATCAAGTTATCTGCAAAGGAAAGAAGCAAGTTATCAACACTATGTTGTTCTTTGATATATAGACAAGATTGTATATAGACCTTAATTTTCAGAtttgtttcttatatattaGGACAAGGATTGTGGCACTGAAAAATCAACAATAGCATTTCCAAAGAAAAACACACCTTCCAATATAAATCTATGGTTGAGACTAATATGGATACATAACTTCCTTACATTCAACAGTTCAAAATTAGTTCGATCAAGATCAATTCTACCCaacatcaaaacaaaattaggTGGATAGTGTAGTAGTGACCAACAAAGAAAAGATGCAAAATTgccaatcatttttaaaattgctTGAAAGGTCTACTAATGAAGCATGTATAAAGGAAACAGCTAAAACTCAACAAAAACCACTGAGTTCAACGTTTACACAGACATACCAGGTTTAAGATCACGATGAATGATCCCATGAGAATGTAAACACTCCATTGCTCGGGCAATGTCAAGAGCAAATCCAACAGCCACGGGCATATCCAAGCACTTTGGCCTCATATTCAAGAGATATTTGCGCAATGTTCCACCTGATAGAAGTTCAGTCACTATAACCATAACAGGTTCTTTGCAAGCCCCAATAAACTGGAAAATCAAACCAAAAACAGGACCTTCAATTAGACACAACtttttcaagttcatcactaTCAACGTGATCTAAGTACTATACTAGTTAACCTCAGCATATTGCCAATTctgattaaaaatatgtatataatatgaatttgtatatatatctaactatgtatatatatctaaCTATACcttgttaaaaattaatatacaacCTTAACCAGATTTTTGTGTTGAACTCTCGACAGCATGGCAACCTCTCTGGCAAACCGAGCCTGTCTCCTTGAAATCTCTTCTGGGGTTTCTCCCTTGTTGATGATCTTAACAGCAACGTTGTGATTTTTATATCTGCAACCAGAAAATTAGCAATTCAACAAGCAAATAACTTTATCTAATGCACACAGAATGTTTATTTCTCCAAACAGATTATATACAAACTGAGTGTGAAATTGGATGCAAATATAGATGAAAAGAGAAGCAGATCAATGCTGACATATAAGTCAAAAACAAACTTTgcactaaatatttaaaaaaaaacaaaagtgaattagaaattttagtataaaaggactcaaaaacaaaaactgatACCAAAAATAGAATCCAAAAACACACGATGAAACAGGTTTGACTTACTTTCCTTCATATACTTTGGCATGAGCACCCTCTCCAATTTTTGGACCAACAAATAGTTGTTTGGGATCTACAAGCCACTTTGATTCCAAATTGAACTCCTCAACTGAGTGAACCTCGTTGCCAGATCCCATTTTTCCTTGTTTTCCTCAAAAAGATGTGAATCTATCTAGCATGTCATTCTCTGCATTACACAGTAACACATGTGGAAGCAGACCAATcaactaaaagaaaaagacCCTTAACTGGCATGAACTATGAATCAGTTGCACAAGAACATGCAAGAAAGCTATAACCCCTACGAGTTTAACAAAGAGGGAAAAAGGCTAGACTTTGGCACACCCCAGAGGCGACTTTCCCAATACACACTCCAATCCCCAAAATCAGGGACACGGAtcattaaaaaaagagaaaaaaatcaaCACTTGCCTTTGTTTGGGAGGCAGAGAATAAAACCCCACATGCAAAGAGGCACTCAACAACAAACCCAGAAGTTAGAGTAGTCgttaaaaatagaaacaaatcaAATCAAAGATCCAAAACAACAGGCCTTGTCAGCAGAAAACTATTTACAAAGGAGAAAACAACAATATCTAAAAACAAAAGGTTTCATTTTtatgagaatgaaaaaaaaaggttgaaaAATGAGAGAAAGTTAACCAACACCCAGATTgagaaatgaagaaaagaaggtggtggaagataaaagaaaatgactttattttattttatctctgcAACGCGTATTCAAGTGGCATTCAGCTGGTAAAGTAAAACCGCGGAAGGAGTTGAGTCGCTGTCACAAACTCAAAGcagtgtcttttttttttctttgtaaatgtttattcttttatataaatttcaagtctgtttaatatatgtttttaataaagaattttGTAAAACGTTTgcattcaaataaatataatatattcttttttttttttttacttttagtgTTCCATATGAATGGAAAAGTCAATGCAACTGTAGTGTTGACCTGATTATTTAAAGCATATGAGTAAATTAAAGAGTAGAGATGAAAAGAAAGGgactttcaaaagaaaatatggaaagaaactgtgtttgtttttaattaatcaatggagtgtaaatatattaaataaaataatatgtgaGGTGATAGTATTGGTTAGTttgacttttttatttaaaggtttttttctctcttacaataaacaataataaatgaactaacttatattaaatatttctaatgAATGTATTCTTAACTCTATAATTAAACTGTGTAATTGTTTTTTACGACAAAGAATGATCCTGAATGGTTTGTTTTACAATTATACTTCGATTTGacttgaaaattattaaagtggTGCAAggtttacaaaaaaaaaatcatttagaaTAAGTTCATGAGAACAATTTCATGATAAAGTAGTCATGATATAATTTAGATTTGTTTCATTTAGATTGgtttcataaattttacttaaagATAATTATTCTAACATAAAGTAAAGTAATGTCAATTAGATACGATTTTTGTCAGGGCTGAAATCGTTAGAGTTCTACACGACTTTTATATAATCTGGATTGTGGATTGTGTTGAAGTCGTTGTAAGCTTTTATGACATCTTTGTTAAATATGGTGGTGAATAGTACGATTTAAGTGTAATCATTTTGCaaagttaatttgtttttgtgtgtgtttagtacattgaaaaaaaaaagttatttaattaacttctttcaatgaagaaaaaaataaatagggAATAGAaggaaaaatgtatttttttaatttaataagaaaTTCATGAAAGTACcatcttattaaaataaaactaaataaaattcaatgtaacgcatgaaaataatatatattaaaataaaagtaaataaaattcacTGTAATGCAGTGAtgcaaaataaaagaaatgaaatttcgGTCTCTACTTGAGAAATTGTTTATGTTATAACGTTTATTTTTACAATAgggatatttttttatttattcaaaattggCTGGTCCATTTAATGGAGGATACAATTTGTAATTGATTTTATGATTCTTTACATAACACATGCTGGAGGTTaggttttgaatttgaattcatataatttgaatttgaatttatatgAGTAAATCAAtaatcttcattttgaacaaaTGAAATTGGATCTTATAAgccttaaaaatattatgaagaTTGTAAGTTGGATTAACAAATATCGTCGGTTGtagatgaaaatatgaacaaacaACCTTCACATGAAGCAAGATAGTCGGAGAGTTTGAAACTCCTTGCAAACGCATTATCAATAATTTAACTTAACTATGCATGAAATAAGGTGACATCCAATATTAGTAGTATACTGGACATCAAACATAGAATTTTGTCAATTGTATCTTTAAACACGACATATGGTtcactatttttcatttttttcttagtaAAGCATAAATATCTTTTAGATATTGGTGGCCAACTTGCAACATGTATTATGTCTTTGTCCCTTATTCAacaaatcatgtttttgttctttCGAAGATTGTCTAGATAAGAGCATAAATGGGATCTCACTTAATTCAAAATGGAGTTCATACATTAGGCTAAATTGGTTTTCATGAGCTTGTATCTACTTGCTCCTATCATAAGTATGAGTCCATTTTTTCAATGATATTTAGTCTATACAAGAAAAGCTTGttgaaatttggttttcatAGTCGATAACTTTGCTTGAAGTTTGAATTGTTGCATTTCATAACCGGTGacaatgtaataaataaaattagctAAACATCTTACAATCTTTATAATATTTGCATAATGGAAATTAAGTAATATAGACACCCATGTTTATCATATGTCTCTTCAACtttgcatttttttaaatttctattgaAACTAGATGCAACATGATGAATGCAATAGACTAATGTCAAGTCATCTCCTTCTTAACCAACTTCTGGGTATTATAGTGTTAAAAGTACGATAGTTTCTCTGTCAGTGATCATGCATACATTTAGTTAAGATGTTCCATATTGTCGCAACAATTAGAAAAACA includes these proteins:
- the LOC108343688 gene encoding serine/threonine-protein kinase STY13 isoform X1; this translates as MGSGNEVHSVEEFNLESKWLVDPKQLFVGPKIGEGAHAKVYEGKYKNHNVAVKIINKGETPEEISRRQARFAREVAMLSRVQHKNLVKFIGACKEPVMVIVTELLSGGTLRKYLLNMRPKCLDMPVAVGFALDIARAMECLHSHGIIHRDLKPDNLILTADHKTVKLADFGLAREESLTEMMTAETGTYRWMAPELYSTVTLRQGEKKHYNHKVDAYSFAIVLWELIHNKLPFEGMSNLQAAYAAAFKNTRPSAEDLPEDLALIVTSCWKEDPSDRPNFSEIIQMLLRYLSTISSPEPVLHLRMTSSDNVVLPPESPGTSALMLGRDDSGETSTDKAEDRPKGFFFCFNQCY
- the LOC108343688 gene encoding serine/threonine-protein kinase STY13 isoform X2, with the translated sequence MVIVTELLSGGTLRKYLLNMRPKCLDMPVAVGFALDIARAMECLHSHGIIHRDLKPDNLILTADHKTVKLADFGLAREESLTEMMTAETGTYRWMAPELYSTVTLRQGEKKHYNHKVDAYSFAIVLWELIHNKLPFEGMSNLQAAYAAAFKNTRPSAEDLPEDLALIVTSCWKEDPSDRPNFSEIIQMLLRYLSTISSPEPVLHLRMTSSDNVVLPPESPGTSALMLGRDDSGETSTDKAEDRPKGFFFCFNQCY